Proteins encoded in a region of the Alosa sapidissima isolate fAloSap1 chromosome 19, fAloSap1.pri, whole genome shotgun sequence genome:
- the nkx2.9 gene encoding NK2 transcription factor related, locus 9 codes for MSVSTKFSFTVRSILDLPEDEGNTIPRFRADPVSDAAYSSWMNIDGNHCISSDEGTPDNTSDSLDPTEASLETESDKKKKRRVLFSKAQTYELERRFRHQRYLSAPEREQLAHLLSLTPTQVKIWFQNHRYKMKRARAEGPSDLGQPAVLQRIMVPVLMRDGKPYQTCFIGAERNGCMVASAAPAPHYSVQGCQSLQHPTPLGLFPRFQHFTHSVPTSHHFVW; via the exons ATGTCGGTCTCCACAAAATTCAGTTTCACCGTGAGAAGCATTTTGGATTTACCCGAGGACGAGGGGAACACTATTCCACGTTTCCGGGCGGATCCAGTCTCCGATGCAGCCTACTCGTCATGGATGAATATTGACGGAAACCACTGCATAT CATCAGATGAAGGCACTCCAGATAACACATCTGATTCACTCGATCCGACGGAGGCCTCATTGGAAACTGAGAGCGACAAGAAGAAGAAGCGCCGCGTGCTCTTCTCCAAAGCGCAGACCTATGAGCTCGAGCGGCGTTTCCGCCACCAGCGCTACCTGTCGGCTCCCGAGCGCGAACAACTGGCGCACCTGCTCAGCCTCACTCCGACGCAGGTGAAGATCTGGTTTCAAAATCACCGCTACAAGATGAAGAGAGCCCGTGCCGAGGGACCCTCGGACCTCGGCCAACCAGCGGTGCTGCAGAGGATCATGGTCCCTGTCCTAATGCGAGATGGCAAACCCTACCAGACTTGCTTCATCGGCGCTGAGAGAAACGGATGTATGGTCGCCTCAGCAGCACCTGCCCCTCACTACAGCGTTCAGGGATGCCAGTCTTTACAGCATCCCACGCCGCTCGGCCTATTTCCCAGATTTCAGCACTTTACGCACTCTGTGCCCACTTCACACCATTTCGTTTGGTAA
- the pax9 gene encoding paired box protein Pax-9 isoform X2, which translates to MEPAFGEVNQLGGVFVNGRPLPNAIRLRIVELAQLGIRPCDISRQLRVSHGCVSKILARYNETGSILPGAIGGSKPRVTTPTVVKHIRTYKQRDPGIFAWEIRDRLLADGVCDKFNLPSVSSISRILRNKIGNLSQQSQYESSKQSAHPQPQPTLSYNHIYSYPTPIAATGTKVPTPPGMPTLPGHMAMHRIWPSSHSVTDILGIRSITEQQISDCPSFPSAKLEEWSAINRTNFPPATSPLVNGVDKAHLEPEAKYTQVKYAEWLAHSEQLCHSAQHPSLPPNHPSVTLHGVQRHHVGLCDRPHMAAAQWQCSLSPQL; encoded by the exons ATGG AGCCAGCCTTCGGGGAGGTGAACCAGCTAGGCGGTGTTTTTGTCAACGGAAGACCGCTACCCAACGCTATCCGGCTGAGGATCGTAGAGCTTGCCCAGCTGGGTATCAGGCCTTGTGATATCAGCAGACAACTCCGAGTATCCCATGGCTGCGTTAGCAAGATTCTGGCCCGGTATAACGAGACCGGCTCCATCCTTCCCGGAGCCATTGGAGGCAGCAAGCCGAGGGTCACAACACCAACTGTCGTCAAGCACATTCGGACTTATAAGCAAAGAGATCCGGGCATTTTTGCCTGGGAGATTCGGGACAGACTCTTGGCAGATGGGGTGTGTGATAAATTCAACCTCCCGTCGGTGAGCTCCATCAGTCGGATTCTCCGTAACAAAATAGGGAACTTATCTCAGCAAAGTCAGTATGAGTCGAGTAAACAATCGGCTCATCCTCAACCACAACCGACTTTATCGTACAATCATATCTATTCCTATCCGACTCCCATCGCAGCCACTGGGACGAAAGTACCAACACCCCCAGGAATGCCAACCCTACCAGGACACATGGCAATGCACAGGATATGGCCCTCATCTCATTCTGTCACAGATATACTGGGCATTCGGTCCATAACGGAACAACAGA TAAGTGACTGTCCTTCGTTTCCCAGCGCCAAACTAGAAGAATGGAGCGCTATAAACAGGACTAATTTTCCGCCAGCGACCTCTCCACTAGTCAATGGTGTGGATAAAGCTCACTTAGAGCCTGAAGCAAAATACACACAGGTAAAAT ACGCCGAGTGGCTTGCACACAGCGAGCAGCTATGCCACAGTGCCCAGCATCCCTCCCTACCCCCCAACCACCCCAGTGTCACCTTACACGGGGTACAGCGCCACCACGTCGGCCTATGTGACCGGCCCCACATGGCTGCCGCCCAATGGCagtgctccctctctccacagCTGTGA
- the pax9 gene encoding paired box protein Pax-9 isoform X1 — protein sequence MEPAFGEVNQLGGVFVNGRPLPNAIRLRIVELAQLGIRPCDISRQLRVSHGCVSKILARYNETGSILPGAIGGSKPRVTTPTVVKHIRTYKQRDPGIFAWEIRDRLLADGVCDKFNLPSVSSISRILRNKIGNLSQQSQYESSKQSAHPQPQPTLSYNHIYSYPTPIAATGTKVPTPPGMPTLPGHMAMHRIWPSSHSVTDILGIRSITEQQISDCPSFPSAKLEEWSAINRTNFPPATSPLVNGVDKAHLEPEAKYTQTPSGLHTASSYATVPSIPPYPPTTPVSPYTGYSATTSAYVTGPTWLPPNGSAPSLHSCDAAATATTPLAIKSVTAGRNAIHHHHHHHHHHLHPLTTASAH from the exons ATGG AGCCAGCCTTCGGGGAGGTGAACCAGCTAGGCGGTGTTTTTGTCAACGGAAGACCGCTACCCAACGCTATCCGGCTGAGGATCGTAGAGCTTGCCCAGCTGGGTATCAGGCCTTGTGATATCAGCAGACAACTCCGAGTATCCCATGGCTGCGTTAGCAAGATTCTGGCCCGGTATAACGAGACCGGCTCCATCCTTCCCGGAGCCATTGGAGGCAGCAAGCCGAGGGTCACAACACCAACTGTCGTCAAGCACATTCGGACTTATAAGCAAAGAGATCCGGGCATTTTTGCCTGGGAGATTCGGGACAGACTCTTGGCAGATGGGGTGTGTGATAAATTCAACCTCCCGTCGGTGAGCTCCATCAGTCGGATTCTCCGTAACAAAATAGGGAACTTATCTCAGCAAAGTCAGTATGAGTCGAGTAAACAATCGGCTCATCCTCAACCACAACCGACTTTATCGTACAATCATATCTATTCCTATCCGACTCCCATCGCAGCCACTGGGACGAAAGTACCAACACCCCCAGGAATGCCAACCCTACCAGGACACATGGCAATGCACAGGATATGGCCCTCATCTCATTCTGTCACAGATATACTGGGCATTCGGTCCATAACGGAACAACAGA TAAGTGACTGTCCTTCGTTTCCCAGCGCCAAACTAGAAGAATGGAGCGCTATAAACAGGACTAATTTTCCGCCAGCGACCTCTCCACTAGTCAATGGTGTGGATAAAGCTCACTTAGAGCCTGAAGCAAAATACACACAG ACGCCGAGTGGCTTGCACACAGCGAGCAGCTATGCCACAGTGCCCAGCATCCCTCCCTACCCCCCAACCACCCCAGTGTCACCTTACACGGGGTACAGCGCCACCACGTCGGCCTATGTGACCGGCCCCACATGGCTGCCGCCCAATGGCagtgctccctctctccacagCTGTGACGCTGCCGCCACCGCCACTACCCCCCTGGCCATCAAGAGCGTGACGGCTGGCCGCAACGCcatccatcaccaccaccaccaccatcaccaccacctgcACCCTCTCACCACTGCCTCCGCGCACTGA